One part of the Zymomonas mobilis subsp. pomaceae ATCC 29192 genome encodes these proteins:
- a CDS encoding nitrogen fixation protein NifZ: protein MDDEEIEIRKPPAFPPGTKVRATLYVKNDGTFAGADIGEILVNKGDVGYVRDVGVFLQRYYIYAVDFIERGRIVGMRKRELKIEPEINT, encoded by the coding sequence ATGGACGATGAAGAAATTGAAATTCGGAAGCCACCTGCCTTTCCACCCGGGACAAAGGTAAGAGCAACCCTTTACGTCAAAAATGACGGAACTTTTGCTGGTGCTGATATCGGTGAAATCCTCGTTAATAAGGGGGATGTGGGTTATGTCCGGGATGTAGGTGTTTTTTTACAACGTTATTATATCTATGCCGTTGATTTTATCGAACGGGGTAGAATTGTTGGTATGCGTAAGCGTGAACTTAAGATTGAGCCGGAGATAAATACATGA
- the rsxC gene encoding electron transport complex subunit RsxC yields the protein MKLFSVRGGIHPSYRKQATTGKKMEVLPVVPFYFLPLRQHSGAPAEPIVNVGDHVGKGQLLAEGAGRISAPVHAPTSGIIRAIQEMTAPHPSGLAGQTIVLESDGKDEWASLPEAFSDPFSIDPGVIRDRVAWAGIVGLGGAAFPAAVKLEQSSRKPIKMVVLNGAECEPYLTGDDRIMQEHADEVISGGRLIAHSVGAPKVIIGIERNKPEAIAIMKKAALAYDNVEIADLPAQYPVGSARHLVQALTGLEISARTRIADVGVLVHNVGTARAVWRAAHYGEPLITRTVTVSGGGINDPKTLEVALGTPVRALIDYCDGMNNKAEQVVTGGPLMGVGLPNIDVPVIKGTAGILALTPQEMDHRPAAACLRCGRCVDVCPCGLSPVEMASLIRRDKLEETEKLQVMDCFSCGSCSYVCPSHLPLVQYFNYAKGEIWNKRSEERKISRIKALAEAKEARLAAVAEQRKQAAARAKAAKAAATKEEKAVQ from the coding sequence ATGAAGTTATTTTCAGTCCGCGGTGGAATTCATCCCAGCTACCGGAAACAAGCGACCACCGGCAAAAAGATGGAAGTGTTACCGGTTGTTCCTTTTTACTTTCTACCCTTGCGTCAGCATTCAGGGGCCCCAGCCGAGCCGATAGTGAATGTTGGTGATCATGTGGGGAAAGGCCAATTATTGGCAGAAGGGGCAGGTCGGATTTCAGCGCCAGTCCATGCGCCGACCTCAGGGATTATCCGAGCGATTCAAGAGATGACGGCTCCGCATCCTTCGGGATTAGCGGGTCAGACGATTGTGTTGGAATCCGATGGGAAGGATGAATGGGCGTCCTTACCAGAGGCTTTTTCAGATCCTTTTTCGATTGATCCGGGTGTTATTCGGGATCGTGTGGCTTGGGCGGGCATTGTGGGTTTAGGGGGAGCGGCCTTTCCCGCTGCGGTGAAGCTTGAACAAAGCAGTCGTAAACCGATCAAGATGGTCGTGTTAAACGGCGCCGAATGTGAACCCTATTTGACGGGTGATGATCGGATCATGCAGGAACATGCGGATGAGGTTATTTCAGGTGGCCGCCTGATAGCCCATTCAGTGGGTGCCCCCAAAGTTATCATCGGGATTGAGCGCAATAAGCCTGAAGCGATTGCGATCATGAAGAAAGCGGCTTTGGCTTATGACAATGTCGAGATTGCGGATTTACCGGCACAATATCCGGTGGGTTCGGCGCGTCATTTGGTTCAGGCCTTAACGGGTTTAGAGATTTCAGCACGCACGCGTATCGCCGATGTTGGGGTGTTGGTACATAACGTTGGGACAGCGCGGGCTGTTTGGCGTGCGGCCCATTATGGTGAGCCGCTGATCACGCGCACGGTGACGGTTTCAGGGGGTGGGATAAACGATCCTAAAACCTTGGAAGTGGCGCTTGGCACACCGGTTCGCGCCTTGATCGATTATTGTGATGGGATGAATAACAAAGCGGAGCAGGTGGTAACCGGTGGGCCGTTAATGGGGGTAGGTTTACCTAATATTGATGTGCCCGTGATCAAGGGGACGGCTGGTATTTTAGCCTTGACGCCTCAGGAAATGGACCATCGTCCGGCCGCTGCCTGTCTACGTTGTGGTCGTTGTGTGGATGTTTGCCCTTGTGGTCTCAGTCCGGTCGAGATGGCCAGTCTGATTCGACGCGACAAGCTGGAAGAGACAGAAAAGCTTCAGGTGATGGATTGTTTCTCCTGTGGTTCTTGCTCTTATGTTTGTCCGTCTCATCTGCCTTTGGTGCAATATTTTAATTATGCCAAAGGCGAGATTTGGAACAAGCGCAGTGAAGAAAGAAAAATAAGCCGTATCAAAGCTTTGGCAGAAGCCAAAGAAGCGCGATTAGCCGCAGTTGCCGAACAGCGAAAGCAAGCAGCAGCCCGCGCCAAAGCAGCGAAAGCGGCAGCTACTAAGGAAGAGAAGGCGGTTCAATGA
- the nifT gene encoding putative nitrogen fixation protein NifT, producing MKIMVRQTPRGLSVYVPKKDLEEPVVEQEKEDIWGGWVRLKNGWTLELPAMAADTKLPITVEARKRAEEAN from the coding sequence ATGAAAATAATGGTCCGCCAAACCCCCCGTGGTCTCTCCGTTTATGTTCCTAAAAAAGATCTTGAAGAACCTGTTGTTGAACAAGAAAAAGAAGATATTTGGGGCGGTTGGGTCCGGTTAAAAAATGGTTGGACATTAGAACTTCCGGCTATGGCTGCTGATACAAAATTACCTATTACTGTGGAAGCACGTAAACGTGCAGAAGAAGCTAACTAA
- a CDS encoding RnfABCDGE type electron transport complex subunit D, whose product MSASIAISGPFTHADNSVQRTMLLVMLALLPATLFDIWLFGWPALFLFVLTIAFCLLVEALCLKLGHRPVMPALCDGSAILSGWLIALSLPPWAPWWIALLGAVFAMALAKQIFGGLGQNLFNPAMVARVALLISFPVQMTQFAAPHPLFTAHAPDFLTGLRITLGCEGNLDSLSAASALGHIKTELTRGIPVTSTVKSLPSLKDMILGIKPGSMGETSALFILLGGLFLLWRRIITWHIPVAMLVTLFGLGWIFSSINPNRFASGVIELLSGASMLGAFFIATDYVTSPVSKKGQLVFGFGVGFLTWVIRSFAGYPEGVAFAVLLMNATTPIIDHYCRPRVFGRTRQGQPVAFGDAK is encoded by the coding sequence ATGAGTGCCAGTATAGCCATCAGTGGGCCATTTACCCATGCTGATAACAGTGTTCAGCGTACCATGCTTTTGGTTATGTTGGCTCTTCTACCAGCCACCTTATTCGATATTTGGTTATTTGGCTGGCCTGCATTATTTTTGTTTGTATTAACGATTGCTTTTTGCCTTTTAGTGGAAGCGCTGTGTTTAAAGCTGGGGCATCGTCCGGTTATGCCAGCGCTTTGTGATGGGTCAGCGATTTTAAGCGGTTGGCTTATTGCATTAAGTTTGCCGCCTTGGGCGCCTTGGTGGATTGCCTTATTAGGGGCTGTTTTTGCAATGGCCTTAGCCAAGCAGATTTTTGGCGGCTTGGGTCAGAATTTGTTTAATCCGGCGATGGTAGCCCGTGTGGCGCTGTTGATTTCCTTTCCGGTGCAGATGACCCAGTTTGCAGCGCCGCATCCTTTGTTTACAGCGCATGCCCCTGACTTTCTGACTGGTTTGCGGATTACTTTAGGCTGTGAGGGTAACCTTGATTCCTTAAGTGCAGCCTCGGCCTTGGGGCATATCAAAACCGAATTAACGCGCGGTATCCCAGTAACGAGCACAGTAAAAAGTCTTCCTAGTTTAAAAGACATGATCTTGGGCATCAAGCCGGGTTCAATGGGGGAAACCTCGGCATTGTTCATTCTTTTAGGGGGCTTATTTCTGTTATGGCGCCGGATTATCACGTGGCATATTCCGGTGGCGATGTTGGTCACGCTTTTTGGTCTGGGATGGATATTTTCTTCGATCAATCCGAACCGTTTCGCTTCAGGCGTGATTGAGTTGTTATCCGGGGCCTCGATGCTGGGCGCTTTCTTTATTGCGACCGATTATGTGACATCGCCCGTTTCCAAAAAGGGACAGCTGGTTTTTGGTTTCGGGGTCGGGTTTTTGACCTGGGTTATCCGCAGCTTTGCCGGTTACCCGGAAGGGGTCGCTTTTGCCGTGTTGTTGATGAATGCGACCACGCCGATCATAGATCATTATTGCCGCCCACGCGTGTTCGGTCGTACGCGCCAAGGACAGCCGGTGGCTTTTGGGGATGCTAAATGA
- the nifA gene encoding nif-specific transcriptional activator NifA, with protein MPAKQFAYRQNAAESHSNWADTALFGLYEISKILCAPMETVTLIKRVISVLENFIDLNRAAIALFDENQEPDMIVSAKSDHVGAKAYFDSIPEQVLGQIVTSKMPLIIRDITQDKHFSFGTAQGWELHEKTCVIGVPILDRDKVSGILFIDRPTPRNEKESLAPDRDARMLSMVAGLLGQTVRLHRMVRREHELLLKKSVPDHDPAPPSSTENGPNRIIGNSPAIRAILDKINLIAKNNVTVLLRGESGTGKELFSQAIHMASPRSKHPFVKLNCAALPESVLESELFGHEKGAFTGAVSMRKGRFELADGGTLFLDEIGEISPNFQAKLLRVLQEGEFERVGGTRTLKVDVRVIAATNVNLEEAVSRGDFRADLYYRLSVIPIFLPPLREHPSDIPLLAKQFLKSFNQENNTNLSISSDALEVLSHCYFPGNVRELENCIRRTATLARGSDITAEDFTCHDDNCLSSIFWQKPPQEETVKHSCQSKIGLGGVQTPCPSSSTCAAAANQGDQRSQKEDLIDAMEKAGWVQAKAARILGMTPRQIGYALRKNGISIKKF; from the coding sequence ATGCCTGCAAAACAATTTGCCTACAGACAAAATGCAGCTGAAAGTCATTCGAACTGGGCCGATACCGCCTTATTTGGACTTTATGAAATTTCCAAAATTTTATGCGCGCCCATGGAAACTGTGACGCTTATTAAACGCGTCATCTCCGTTTTGGAGAATTTTATTGACTTGAATAGAGCCGCTATTGCCCTGTTTGATGAAAATCAGGAACCTGACATGATAGTAAGCGCCAAGAGCGATCATGTAGGTGCCAAGGCTTATTTTGATTCTATCCCAGAGCAGGTTCTGGGTCAGATTGTTACCAGTAAAATGCCTTTGATTATCCGTGATATTACGCAGGATAAACATTTTAGTTTTGGTACTGCGCAAGGATGGGAGCTTCATGAAAAAACCTGTGTAATTGGTGTGCCTATTTTAGACCGTGACAAAGTGTCGGGTATTCTATTCATCGACCGACCCACCCCCCGAAATGAAAAGGAATCTCTTGCACCGGACAGAGATGCCCGCATGTTGTCTATGGTTGCAGGTTTATTGGGGCAGACGGTAAGATTGCACCGTATGGTTCGGCGTGAACATGAGCTTTTGTTAAAAAAATCTGTCCCAGATCACGATCCAGCACCGCCATCTTCTACAGAAAACGGGCCGAACCGAATTATCGGTAATAGTCCTGCAATCAGGGCTATTCTTGATAAGATAAATCTTATTGCTAAGAATAATGTAACCGTTTTACTACGCGGTGAATCTGGCACAGGAAAAGAGTTATTTTCTCAAGCTATTCATATGGCCTCTCCCCGTAGCAAGCATCCCTTCGTCAAGCTTAATTGTGCGGCATTACCAGAATCGGTTTTGGAATCTGAATTATTTGGACATGAAAAAGGCGCCTTTACGGGGGCCGTTAGCATGCGTAAGGGGCGTTTCGAATTAGCTGATGGTGGTACCCTATTCCTTGATGAAATTGGAGAAATTTCACCTAATTTTCAGGCAAAGCTTCTTCGTGTTCTTCAAGAAGGCGAATTTGAAAGGGTTGGCGGAACACGAACTTTAAAGGTTGATGTTCGCGTTATTGCTGCAACAAATGTCAATTTGGAAGAAGCCGTCAGCCGTGGAGATTTTCGTGCTGATCTTTATTATCGATTAAGTGTTATTCCGATCTTTCTGCCGCCTTTGCGGGAGCATCCTTCTGATATTCCCTTGCTCGCAAAACAGTTTTTAAAAAGCTTTAATCAAGAGAATAATACTAATCTTTCAATTAGTAGTGATGCTTTAGAGGTATTATCCCACTGTTATTTCCCCGGAAATGTTCGGGAACTTGAAAATTGTATCCGTAGGACAGCCACGCTTGCCCGTGGTTCTGATATCACGGCTGAGGACTTCACTTGTCATGATGATAACTGTTTGTCTTCTATATTCTGGCAAAAGCCCCCCCAAGAAGAAACTGTGAAGCATAGCTGTCAATCGAAGATAGGCCTTGGTGGTGTACAAACGCCCTGCCCTTCCTCTTCCACCTGTGCCGCCGCGGCTAATCAAGGCGATCAGCGCAGCCAAAAAGAAGATCTGATTGATGCTATGGAAAAAGCGGGTTGGGTTCAGGCAAAGGCTGCCCGTATTTTAGGCATGACCCCAAGACAGATAGGCTATGCTCTTCGGAAAAACGGTATCTCGATCAAAAAGTTTTAA
- the nifB gene encoding nitrogenase cofactor biosynthesis protein NifB, translating to MAQLINIQPLKSALAQPKSSAPSSQGCASSSCGSSSGKETLPPEIWAKVKDHPCYSEDAHQYFARMHVAVAPACNIQCNYCNRKYDCANESRPGVVSERMTPEQALRKVVTVANEVSQLSVLGIAGPGDACYDWDKTRETFELVAETVPDVKFCLSTNGLALPDCIDDITRMNIDHVTLTINMVDPEIGAKIYPWIFFEGKRWTGVEASKILHERQMLGLELLKERGILAKVNSVMIPGINDEHLIEVNRVVKEKGAFLHNVMPLISDPAHGTHFGLIGQRGPTNAELMTLQNELADGTKLMRHCRQCRADAIGMLGEDRGQEFTMDKVAEEVTYNPAKRDSYREIVAQERGEHLEQKESANQTLAALDAEQTVLVAIASKQGGRINQHFGHAKEFQIYEVSSHGVKFISHRKIPPYCAGGAGEEDALDVIVKALEGVQAVLCARIGDCPREKLEKSGIEATDAFAHEWIESGISSWYAERFSKEQRQTA from the coding sequence ATGGCTCAGCTCATTAATATCCAACCTTTGAAATCAGCTCTAGCGCAGCCGAAGTCTTCAGCGCCGAGCTCTCAAGGTTGTGCATCGTCCAGTTGTGGAAGTAGTTCAGGTAAAGAGACACTGCCACCGGAGATTTGGGCAAAAGTCAAAGATCATCCTTGTTACTCAGAAGATGCGCATCAGTATTTTGCCCGTATGCATGTAGCAGTAGCACCGGCTTGCAATATTCAGTGTAATTACTGCAATCGCAAATATGATTGTGCGAATGAAAGCCGACCCGGTGTTGTTTCTGAACGGATGACACCAGAACAGGCACTTCGTAAAGTTGTAACGGTTGCCAATGAAGTTTCCCAGCTTTCTGTACTGGGTATCGCAGGCCCCGGGGACGCTTGTTACGATTGGGATAAAACCCGCGAGACATTTGAGCTGGTGGCGGAAACGGTTCCCGATGTCAAATTCTGTCTATCTACTAATGGATTGGCATTACCAGATTGTATTGATGATATTACACGCATGAACATTGATCATGTGACACTTACCATTAATATGGTCGATCCTGAAATAGGGGCCAAAATCTATCCTTGGATTTTCTTTGAAGGCAAACGTTGGACAGGTGTCGAGGCTTCAAAAATTCTACATGAACGTCAGATGCTGGGTTTAGAACTTTTGAAAGAACGAGGCATTCTGGCTAAAGTCAATTCGGTCATGATCCCGGGCATTAATGACGAGCATCTGATCGAAGTTAACCGTGTGGTTAAAGAAAAAGGGGCTTTCCTCCATAATGTTATGCCGCTGATTTCTGATCCTGCGCATGGCACACATTTTGGCCTTATAGGACAGCGTGGCCCGACCAATGCAGAATTAATGACCTTACAGAATGAATTAGCAGACGGCACGAAACTGATGCGCCACTGCCGTCAGTGCCGTGCTGATGCTATCGGCATGTTAGGGGAAGATCGGGGTCAAGAATTTACTATGGACAAAGTTGCTGAAGAAGTAACTTATAATCCGGCAAAACGTGACAGTTATCGTGAGATTGTTGCCCAAGAACGAGGTGAACATTTAGAGCAAAAAGAATCCGCGAATCAAACTTTGGCAGCGCTGGATGCTGAACAGACGGTACTTGTTGCGATAGCATCCAAACAAGGCGGTCGGATCAATCAACATTTCGGACATGCTAAAGAATTCCAGATTTATGAAGTCTCATCTCATGGAGTGAAATTCATCAGTCACCGTAAAATTCCGCCTTATTGCGCGGGCGGGGCAGGTGAAGAGGACGCGCTTGATGTTATTGTCAAAGCGCTTGAGGGGGTCCAGGCTGTGTTATGTGCCCGGATTGGAGATTGTCCGCGTGAAAAGTTAGAAAAATCCGGTATTGAAGCCACTGATGCTTTTGCGCATGAATGGATCGAAAGCGGTATTTCCAGCTGGTATGCGGAACGTTTTTCAAAAGAACAACGTCAGACGGCTTGA
- a CDS encoding 4Fe-4S dicluster domain-containing protein yields the protein MAYKIVAENCTACGACEFECPNSAIKMKGDVFVVNADKCTECEGQFDAPQCAAVCPMPDTCVPA from the coding sequence ATGGCTTATAAGATTGTTGCAGAAAATTGCACGGCTTGCGGTGCATGTGAATTTGAATGCCCCAATTCAGCGATCAAAATGAAGGGCGACGTTTTTGTTGTTAATGCTGACAAATGCACTGAATGCGAAGGTCAGTTTGATGCACCTCAGTGCGCCGCTGTCTGCCCAATGCCTGATACGTGTGTACCGGCCTAA
- a CDS encoding TonB-dependent receptor — protein MKKWRSCKRFVLCYAVLSFGFAAEGFAEQPIIKETHDNAVSNEGDSTDTNDNRSSSKTTKNNTIEPSESPKDITVNAKMTNGTGARTSLPVVNFGPLGDMKPENAPFSILSVPHDVIRNQQARNVNDLMQYLPSVQLEMRGDPGTSRPQSRGFESDVIANSRMDGFNIATTTPYAAEQFDNLQVLNGLSGAIYGPQNPAGTFEYTLKRPTTEMMEDFSVGIDSRGTVTEAADIGGSTGKDNWFGYRVNLVHGAGSNYVRTGHINRNLVSGSFDIHVDSKTVIELNASHYSYDQRGGAPGFSYSNNIQLPTAPDISTPYLGQSYAGYNAKTDTASGKIKHQFNENWSVVAGGLWQNAFRDVFSNANTLTDNYGDYKQTIASAATAYRFKIGSNLAYLNGRVHTGFVTHDLALGTNGYVMSNYNPTSSQTFTLGNSNLYNPTKFSSVRPHSSGSYRSAIARNQSLIVSDMITFNKHWSILGAFSWSWMTSSSWNKAGTRTAHNYTQGAFSPNTSLIYHPLEGHTAYFTWGRSLQQGVTAPAGSINQGQILNPYESEEYELGYKVKWEKLSLNVAGFRMTRPYAYMDSSTGVYGMYGTQRNWGFEFQMAGHIRHDLSILGGVTWLDAKVGSTGDATTSHKEIVGVPPVQSNILIDYTLPFSKESLANGLAINGSVHYTGTRAANNTNTTYAPQYVTANIGIRYPFKMANKPWVARFTVNNLMNEHYWASVYPSSINGAAGGTNSAYAGLPRTYQFTLECTL, from the coding sequence ATGAAAAAATGGCGGTCCTGTAAAAGGTTTGTCTTATGCTATGCCGTGCTCTCTTTTGGCTTTGCGGCAGAAGGGTTTGCCGAACAACCAATTATTAAAGAGACGCATGACAATGCTGTTAGTAATGAGGGGGATTCAACTGACACAAACGATAACAGGTCTTCGTCCAAGACAACTAAAAATAATACTATTGAACCTTCTGAATCTCCAAAAGATATTACAGTTAATGCCAAGATGACAAATGGTACAGGGGCACGTACATCCTTACCTGTTGTTAATTTTGGCCCATTGGGTGACATGAAACCAGAAAATGCGCCTTTTTCTATTCTCAGCGTTCCCCATGATGTAATTCGCAACCAACAGGCACGTAATGTCAATGATCTGATGCAATATTTGCCATCGGTTCAATTGGAAATGAGAGGTGATCCCGGAACTTCTCGACCGCAGTCTCGTGGTTTTGAATCAGACGTCATCGCCAATAGCCGGATGGATGGCTTTAACATTGCGACGACAACGCCTTATGCGGCAGAACAATTTGATAATCTGCAGGTCTTAAACGGATTAAGCGGCGCTATCTATGGTCCTCAAAATCCGGCGGGTACTTTTGAATATACGCTAAAGCGTCCGACTACCGAAATGATGGAAGATTTTTCTGTGGGTATCGATTCACGCGGTACCGTAACAGAAGCTGCTGATATTGGTGGATCAACGGGTAAGGATAACTGGTTCGGATATCGTGTTAATCTTGTTCATGGGGCCGGTTCCAATTACGTTCGTACGGGGCATATAAACCGTAATTTAGTCAGTGGCAGCTTTGATATTCATGTCGATTCAAAAACGGTTATTGAATTGAATGCCAGTCACTATAGCTACGATCAGCGGGGTGGCGCACCAGGATTTTCTTACAGCAATAATATTCAGCTTCCAACAGCGCCAGATATAAGCACCCCTTATCTCGGGCAGAGCTATGCCGGTTATAATGCCAAAACGGATACGGCTTCTGGAAAAATCAAACATCAATTTAATGAAAACTGGAGTGTCGTCGCCGGCGGCTTATGGCAGAATGCGTTTCGTGACGTATTTTCAAATGCCAATACGCTAACAGATAATTATGGCGATTATAAACAGACTATTGCTTCTGCTGCGACAGCCTATCGTTTTAAAATCGGTAGTAATCTTGCTTATTTAAATGGACGTGTTCACACGGGTTTTGTGACCCATGATTTGGCTTTAGGTACCAACGGCTATGTCATGAGTAATTATAACCCTACCAGTAGCCAAACTTTTACGCTGGGTAATAGTAATCTTTATAATCCAACCAAATTTTCTAGCGTACGTCCCCATTCATCAGGTAGCTATCGTTCTGCTATCGCCCGTAATCAGTCATTAATTGTCAGTGATATGATTACTTTTAACAAGCATTGGTCTATCTTAGGGGCATTCAGTTGGAGCTGGATGACATCTTCAAGTTGGAATAAAGCGGGTACTCGAACCGCTCATAACTATACCCAAGGGGCCTTTAGTCCGAATACAAGTTTGATTTATCATCCCCTTGAAGGTCATACGGCCTATTTCACTTGGGGACGCAGTTTACAACAAGGTGTGACTGCACCCGCAGGTTCTATCAACCAAGGCCAAATTCTTAATCCTTATGAAAGCGAAGAATACGAACTCGGCTATAAGGTGAAATGGGAAAAACTGTCCTTAAATGTAGCAGGTTTTCGCATGACCCGTCCTTATGCATACATGGATTCCTCGACGGGGGTTTATGGTATGTACGGAACCCAGCGTAACTGGGGTTTTGAATTCCAGATGGCTGGCCATATCCGACATGATCTATCGATTTTAGGGGGCGTGACTTGGCTGGACGCCAAGGTTGGATCAACAGGCGATGCTACAACATCGCATAAAGAAATTGTGGGTGTACCCCCTGTTCAATCTAATATCTTGATTGACTATACTTTGCCATTTTCAAAAGAGAGTTTGGCAAATGGTTTAGCCATCAATGGTAGCGTGCACTATACTGGAACGCGAGCTGCAAATAATACCAATACGACCTATGCCCCACAATATGTGACCGCGAATATTGGTATCCGTTATCCTTTCAAAATGGCTAATAAACCATGGGTCGCTCGTTTCACTGTTAACAACCTTATGAATGAGCATTACTGGGCATCGGTCTACCCTTCTTCTATTAATGGTGCCGCTGGCGGGACCAATAGTGCTTATGCTGGGTTACCTCGTACTTATCAATTTACCTTGGAATGCACTTTATAA
- the rsxA gene encoding electron transport complex subunit RsxA has product MTDILLLVVSACLVNNVILTRFLGLCSFMGVTTRVDTAVGMGAACTFVITTSAMASWALEHWLLAPFGLGYLRTVTFILIIASAVQLTESFFRKFSPTLFRLLGIYLPLITTNCAVLGITLLLVEQRYGFVDSTIFAFASSVGYSLVMVLFAGLRERLALAVTPRLFEGPPVGFITASLLALAFMGFSGMSVH; this is encoded by the coding sequence GTGACGGATATACTACTGTTGGTAGTGAGCGCCTGCCTTGTAAACAATGTGATATTAACGCGTTTTTTAGGACTTTGTTCCTTTATGGGCGTGACGACGCGTGTAGATACGGCGGTAGGGATGGGTGCAGCGTGCACCTTTGTGATCACGACCTCTGCGATGGCAAGTTGGGCATTGGAACATTGGTTACTAGCCCCCTTTGGTCTTGGGTATCTTCGCACGGTGACCTTTATTCTGATCATCGCGTCGGCGGTGCAGCTGACAGAGTCATTTTTTCGTAAATTTTCACCGACGTTGTTTCGTTTGCTGGGTATTTATTTGCCATTGATCACAACGAACTGTGCGGTGTTGGGTATAACGTTGCTTTTAGTAGAGCAGCGGTATGGTTTTGTAGACAGTACGATTTTCGCCTTTGCCTCGTCAGTGGGATACAGTTTGGTGATGGTGTTGTTTGCAGGGTTGCGAGAAAGATTGGCGTTAGCGGTAACGCCCCGTTTGTTTGAAGGGCCACCCGTTGGTTTTATCACAGCCAGCTTGCTGGCGCTGGCTTTCATGGGATTTTCAGGGATGTCGGTGCATTAA
- a CDS encoding RnfABCDGE type electron transport complex subunit B, which produces MLIAIISLSVMGLLLGLMLGLSSNLLRVEEDPIDGELQALLPGSQCGQCGYVGCAQYAAAMAHDGAPLTACTPGGRNVAEALAKALGVSLDLSDSEDTGPKTAVVHEELCIGCTACIRDCSSDAIIGAARQIHTVVGDVCHGCGKCEAACPTGAIEMVPVAITLDNWHWDKPNLAIQDAMENQAFSTKELAQRITAEADGPQGEAYKAHLEQEAAKEEAAG; this is translated from the coding sequence ATGTTGATTGCCATTATAAGCCTGAGTGTGATGGGGTTGTTGCTGGGTCTGATGTTGGGCCTGTCGTCGAATCTGTTACGGGTAGAAGAAGATCCGATAGATGGTGAGTTGCAGGCATTATTGCCGGGGTCGCAATGTGGCCAGTGCGGTTATGTGGGTTGTGCCCAATATGCCGCGGCGATGGCGCATGATGGAGCGCCTTTGACAGCCTGCACGCCGGGAGGCCGTAATGTAGCGGAAGCCCTGGCGAAAGCGTTGGGCGTCAGTCTGGATTTATCGGATAGCGAGGATACAGGGCCAAAGACAGCTGTGGTGCATGAAGAGCTGTGCATAGGATGCACAGCGTGTATCCGCGATTGTTCCAGTGATGCGATTATTGGTGCGGCGCGTCAGATACATACGGTGGTGGGTGATGTTTGCCATGGTTGTGGTAAATGTGAAGCGGCCTGTCCGACGGGGGCTATTGAAATGGTGCCTGTTGCGATCACGCTCGACAATTGGCATTGGGACAAGCCGAATCTGGCTATTCAAGATGCGATGGAAAATCAGGCCTTTTCAACCAAGGAATTGGCACAAAGGATAACAGCAGAAGCGGATGGTCCACAGGGTGAGGCCTATAAGGCGCATCTGGAACAAGAAGCGGCCAAAGAAGAAGCGGCAGGCTAG
- the rsxG gene encoding electron transport complex subunit RsxG yields MTEQKDEAEERKEAVEQDALFRADEAMHADDKAEKEKPFFIHGFVLAVFCLGFGALLALTYHLTVKTIAERGVEDQQASLSQVIPDSIHDNDISANPIHVKDADGRDVEVFRALKEGHVTGVAYEILGSGYSGEIRLMMGVDDQGKILGVRTLAHKETPGLGDKIEATKSDWILRFTGLSSSNPPAEKWKVKKDGGQFDQFSGATITPRGVVAAIHRGLQFFATNKNRLLENPDVK; encoded by the coding sequence ATGACCGAACAAAAGGACGAAGCTGAAGAGCGTAAAGAGGCCGTTGAACAAGATGCCTTGTTTCGGGCTGATGAAGCGATGCATGCCGATGATAAAGCCGAAAAGGAAAAACCCTTTTTCATTCATGGCTTTGTTTTAGCAGTTTTCTGTTTAGGTTTTGGGGCGTTGTTGGCGCTTACCTATCATCTGACGGTCAAGACGATTGCCGAGCGGGGCGTTGAAGATCAGCAGGCCTCTTTGTCGCAGGTTATTCCTGACTCCATTCATGACAATGATATTTCGGCCAACCCGATCCACGTTAAGGATGCTGACGGTCGGGATGTTGAAGTATTCCGCGCTCTAAAAGAGGGGCATGTGACAGGCGTTGCCTATGAGATTTTAGGCAGTGGCTATAGTGGTGAAATCCGGCTGATGATGGGGGTGGATGATCAGGGTAAGATTTTGGGTGTCAGAACCCTTGCCCACAAAGAAACCCCGGGTCTTGGCGATAAAATCGAAGCTACGAAATCCGATTGGATTCTTCGCTTTACCGGTCTTTCTAGCAGCAATCCGCCTGCTGAAAAATGGAAGGTCAAAAAGGACGGAGGTCAATTTGACCAGTTCTCGGGCGCTACCATTACACCTCGCGGTGTGGTAGCGGCGATCCACCGGGGTTTGCAGTTCTTTGCGACT